A stretch of the Uranotaenia lowii strain MFRU-FL chromosome 3, ASM2978415v1, whole genome shotgun sequence genome encodes the following:
- the LOC129757236 gene encoding uncharacterized protein LOC129757236 produces MGRIRKLPRWLQISYQDKRIVSYMVAGLVIAYGTILYGLMGAQSFGKLLLDDGNCPSISYVYSLELPLLSILLVLYYSVTFAFIWGVWRENARYILPFFCLLVATIGFIGHAHVERMLFEVNEDERRFVIVAFIFNTGVLIFASAITLLLYREMHRRHRKLSKDSMLLPSDKMEYLELNFANSSSSRMDPGDKR; encoded by the exons ATGGGTAGAATTAGAAAACTCCCCCGCTGGTTGCAAATTTCGTACCAGGATAAACGTATCGTATCCTACATGGTGGCAGGATTAGTTATTGCTTATGGAACAATTTTGTATGGGCTGATGGGAGCACAGAGCTTCGGAAAGTTGCTGTTGGACGATGGAAATTGTCCTTCTATTTCGTATG TTTACAGTTTGGAGCTACCATTGCTGAGTATACTACTGGTGCTGTATTATTCTGTGACATTCGCTTTCATTTGGGGTGTTTGGAGA GAGAATGCACGCTACATCCTGCCGTTTTTCTGCCTCCTGGTGGCCACCATCGGATTCATCGGCCATGCCCACGTGGAGCGGATGCTGTTCGAAGTCAACGAAGATGAACGGCGGTTCGTAATTGtggcttttatttttaatacag GGGTGCTGATATTTGCCAGCGCCATCACCCTGTTGCTGTACCGGGAAATGCACAGAAGGCACCGGAAGCTCAGCAAAGATAGTATGTTGCTGCCATCGGACAAAATGGAATACTTGGAGCTGAACTtcgccaacagcagcagcagtcggATGGATCCGGGCGATAAACGATGA